Proteins encoded in a region of the Quercus lobata isolate SW786 chromosome 8, ValleyOak3.0 Primary Assembly, whole genome shotgun sequence genome:
- the LOC115954800 gene encoding GATA transcription factor 28-like isoform X1 — MDDIHEDNVRMHMSEAQHPMQFQYEHHGLHHMSNGNVNGMDDNHHHDNGNVNGSVGGGNEGYEGDVPSDAGNLSDNRSAMVDQVGGDSGDQLTLSFQGQVYVFDSVSPEKVQAVLLLLGGREVPPNMPAIPATVHNNNQVGISGTPQRLSVPQRNASLARFREKRKERNFDKKIRYTVRKEVALRMQRNKGQFTSSKSNNDDSASAVTSWGSDESWGPDGNGSQHQEIVCRHCGISEKSTPMMRRGPEGPKTLCNACGLMWASKGTLRDLSRAAPKAGQNSS, encoded by the exons ATGGATGACATTCATGAAGATAATGTGCGGATGCATATGAGCGAGGCACAGCATCCGATGCAATTTCAGTATGAGCATCATGGGTTGCATCATATGAGCAATGGGAATGTGAATGGGATGGATGATAATCATCATCATGACAATGGGAATGTGAATGGTAGTGTTGGTGGTGGGAATGAGGGTTATGAAGGGGATGTCCCGTCTGATGCTGGGAATCTTTCTGATAATCGTAGCGCAATGGTGGATCAAGTCGGTGGTGATAGTGGAGACCAGCTTACACTGTCATTTCAGGGTCAGGTTTATGTGTTTGATTCTGTATCACCTGAAAAG GTTCAAGCTGTGCTATTATTGTTGGGGGGCCGGGAAGTACCTCCAAACATGCCTGCCATCCCAGCAACTGTTCACAATAATAACCAGGTA GGAATTTCTGGTACTCCACAACGGTTAAGTGTCCCTCAGAGAAATGCCTCACTGGCTAGATTCCGTGAAAAgcgaaaagaaagaaactttgACAAGAAAATTCGTTATACTGTTCGTAAAGAGGTAGCGCTTAG GATGCAGCGAAATAAAGGTCAATTTACGTCTTCTAAGTCCAATAATGATGATTCAGCATCAGCTGTAACAAGTTGGGGCTCAGACGAGAGCTGGGGTCCTGACGGTAATGGATCCCAGCATCAGGAGATTGT CTGTCGACACTGTGGCATCAGTGAGAAGTCTACTCCAATGATGCGACGTGGTCCTGAAGGGCCAAAGACCCTTTGCAACGCATGTGGACTTATGTGGGCAAGCAAG GGAACTTTGAGGGACCTCTCTAGGGCAGCACCAAAAGCTGGACAGAATTCTTCTTAA
- the LOC115954800 gene encoding GATA transcription factor 28-like isoform X2 codes for MDDIHEDNVRMHMSEAQHPMQFQYEHHGLHHMSNGNVNGMDDNHHHDNGNVNGSVGGGNEGYEGDVPSDAGNLSDNRSAMVDQVGGDSGDQLTLSFQGQVYVFDSVSPEKVQAVLLLLGGREVPPNMPAIPATVHNNNQGISGTPQRLSVPQRNASLARFREKRKERNFDKKIRYTVRKEVALRMQRNKGQFTSSKSNNDDSASAVTSWGSDESWGPDGNGSQHQEIVCRHCGISEKSTPMMRRGPEGPKTLCNACGLMWASKGTLRDLSRAAPKAGQNSS; via the exons ATGGATGACATTCATGAAGATAATGTGCGGATGCATATGAGCGAGGCACAGCATCCGATGCAATTTCAGTATGAGCATCATGGGTTGCATCATATGAGCAATGGGAATGTGAATGGGATGGATGATAATCATCATCATGACAATGGGAATGTGAATGGTAGTGTTGGTGGTGGGAATGAGGGTTATGAAGGGGATGTCCCGTCTGATGCTGGGAATCTTTCTGATAATCGTAGCGCAATGGTGGATCAAGTCGGTGGTGATAGTGGAGACCAGCTTACACTGTCATTTCAGGGTCAGGTTTATGTGTTTGATTCTGTATCACCTGAAAAG GTTCAAGCTGTGCTATTATTGTTGGGGGGCCGGGAAGTACCTCCAAACATGCCTGCCATCCCAGCAACTGTTCACAATAATAACCAG GGAATTTCTGGTACTCCACAACGGTTAAGTGTCCCTCAGAGAAATGCCTCACTGGCTAGATTCCGTGAAAAgcgaaaagaaagaaactttgACAAGAAAATTCGTTATACTGTTCGTAAAGAGGTAGCGCTTAG GATGCAGCGAAATAAAGGTCAATTTACGTCTTCTAAGTCCAATAATGATGATTCAGCATCAGCTGTAACAAGTTGGGGCTCAGACGAGAGCTGGGGTCCTGACGGTAATGGATCCCAGCATCAGGAGATTGT CTGTCGACACTGTGGCATCAGTGAGAAGTCTACTCCAATGATGCGACGTGGTCCTGAAGGGCCAAAGACCCTTTGCAACGCATGTGGACTTATGTGGGCAAGCAAG GGAACTTTGAGGGACCTCTCTAGGGCAGCACCAAAAGCTGGACAGAATTCTTCTTAA